The genomic stretch CTGTGCTGCGTAGCGGAGCGCGCAGGGGCCGGGCAGcagcgaagaagaagaagcagcaagAACAGCAGGAGGAGCCACAGCCACAGCCACATCAGCAGCAGAGTCCAGTGGTGGAAGAGGAAGCGATTGCTACGAGAACAAGGAGGCGTCGTGCAGCAGCGGCGGCAGCAGAGGTTATTGTGCCAAAGAATAGCAATAAAAGGAAGGAGGAGGCGCTGCTGAAGGTCAATGAGAGGGTAGTTGTTgggaaggaagaagagaagaagggaATTGAGGTAGGTGAAGGAGCCGATAAAGAAGAAGTAGGAGAGAAACAGATGGATGATTTCGACAGCGGCGGCCGCAGCAATAAGGCCAATGCTGGTGAAGATGAGGGCAGCACTGCTCCCCTTCCAGAGAAGGTTTGTTACTATCTATGCTTCTTGTGTCTCTTTGGATTATATAATCCAATCAATATGCATGTTTGttcaatttgttttttttttttttttttttttctggttGATCAAAATCTGTCATTTCTTGAATTTTAATTGTGGTTTATTATGCCTTGAGGTCTCAATATCGTTATGTTTCATGATATCGGATACTATGGTGCATGGCAGGGTGTTCTTCAAATTGTTATTAATGTGTAAGTAACTGTTTAGGGTGGCTAGTAGTCAGGGGAGACTGAAACTCAATCTCTTTGAAAACTTCCTATTTTAGTCATTCTAGTTTTGATGATAGTGACACCTTTGTTTTGGTTTAAAAGTTTTCAATCCATTATTTCACTTGCCTTTTCTCAACTTATTGTGATTGTGTATTACTTTTGGGGAACAGTCTTGATGAATTCTCTTTGTTCGGTCTTGATGTCTTTTAAACTGACGAATCTGCATATGATGGTGGCTTGCTTCTTGAGTTTGTTTTCGCAAATCGATAAGGCATTCATACAGTCTGCATCGCAATTGTGTTACTGTAAAATGGAATTATCTGTGCTGatgtcacaaaaaaaattgaaatcatGGTTGCTAACGGTTGTTTCTGCACTCAGTTAGGGTCTTCAATTCTCccttgcttttgttttcttagTTCATCAGAGGACGGGAACTGtcttttgtttaattttgttttactTATCTTGATGCGtcattctattttaaatttctcCACACGGTGTTGCCTAGATGTCAATGagtaataattaaataattattcgCAAAATCATAGATGACTACTTTTGTTTAATTGATACCTGTGTACTAATCTTTTTGTCACTATGGCACAGATTCAAGTAGGTGGTTCCCCTTTGtataaattagaaagaaaacttGGGAAGGGTGGATTTGGTCAAGTATATGTTGGTCGACGTCTTACTGGTGGAAATTTGAATGAGAGAACTGGACCTGGAGCTGTAGAGGTATGCGCATGCTACCAACCTTGGGTGATAAGTTGTATTTTCACTTTTGGTTGTGccagtaattttaatttctgaTATGACAGTTTAAGCTTTTGTTCTCAGGTTGCGTTAAAATTTGAGCATAGAAGTAGTAAAGGATGTAATTATGGACCACCATACGAGTGGCAAGTGTACAAGTGAGTGCTAGTTTTGAACTCTGTATTTTCTCTTGGCTCGGTTTGTGTACCTTGCTTCCTTTTCAATCTTTTCCCTCTGCTTGTGCAGTACTCTTGGTGGCAGTCATGGTGTGCCTCAAGTACATTACAAGGGCAGGCAAGGTGACTATTATGTTATGGTATGTTTTTAGGTCTTATTCTAGAGCTTTTTTTCTCAATTATTACATTCTGTtctataattttgaattttcaatGGTGCTGCAAtatttcccttttccttttatttttttcccttaTGAAGAGTCTGTTTGACTTGAGAAATTCATTTTTTCAGGTTATGGATATGCTGGGTCCGAGCTTGTGGGACGTTTGGAATAACAACTCCCACAGGTAAGTGCTTTGGAAAATATTTGCCTGATGTGTGTGAAATTGTGTTTCCCATTGTATTTTTGAGATTCATTTGCCATTCTAATGTGTTTTTTTGTATTCCAGCATGTCCACTGAAATGGTCGCATGTATTGCCATCGAGGCAATATCCATCTTGGAGAAGATGCACTCTCGAGGGTAATCTGTCTATCATCCTTCCTAAACATATTCCTATCAATCTATGTAAAcctagtttttagtatatttattcattttatgAATCTACGATTTGGTAGGCAGCTTCTGTAGAAGTTAGATCGATTGCTTTGCTATACTTTATGTTATGCTTCGCTTGTTTTACTGTCATTCATGTTAGTAATTGAAATTGTGTTTCTTAAACTATATGACTGCTAATTGGCAGGTATGTGCATGGGGATGTGAAGCCTGAAAATTTTCTGCTTGGTCCTCCTGGGACACCTAATGAGAAGAAATTGTTTCTTGTCGATCTTGGTTTGGGTATGATGTAACTGTGGACTACTTACTCATCTATTATACAATGATAACAACCAAGCCTTTTCCCCCATGATTTTGTTAGCTAATTTACTGACTCATCTATTACTCACATTTAACAGCTACTAAATGGCGAGACAGTACAACAGGTTTGCATGTAGAATATGACCAAAGGCCAGATGTTTTCAGGTATTGATAATTGCTTTTGGATCATGTTGGAAATGCCGTATTGTCAAAGGTTTCTATGTATTTATATTAACCTATACCTTCTTGGTTTCTTATGTTATTCCAGGGGCACAGTCCGTTATGCTAGTGCAAATGCCCATTTAGGGAGAACTGGAAGCAGGAGGGATGATTTGGAATCTCTAGCTTATACACTGATTTTTCTTCTTCGAGGTCGTCTTCCCTGGCAGGGTTTCCAGGTTAGACAGTTTTTAAATAACTTAATATCATATCCTAATGCCCAGCTTTGTAATGATGGACCTTGACATCCTTTTCATAGGGAGAAAACAAAGGATTTCTTGTTTGCAAGAAGAAGATGGGAACGCCTCCAGACAGCTTATGTTGCTTTTGCCCCCAGCCTTTTAAACTATTTGTTGAACATGTTGTGAACTTAAAGTTCGATGAAGAACCTAACTATGCAAAATACATTTCTTTCTTTGATGGAATTGTTGGTCCAAATCCAGATATCAGGCCGATTAATACAGAAGGAGCACAAAAGGTAATggttttattattcttttaccCTTGTGTTGCTTTGTATGCATCCAAAGTTCATAATCTAATAGACTTGATATTACTATCTTTTTTCTCTTGAAGCTCATTGGTCACAAGAGAGGCCGGCAGGCAAtggaagatgatgatgatgaacaaCCAAAAAAGAAGTATCGTATGGGTTTGCCAGCAACTCAGTGGATAAGCGTTTACAATGCTCGTAGACCTATGAAACAAAGGTATATAGTAGTATGCTGAAAATTTTGTCGTCTCCCTTGTATGATTCTATGCATAAAAATCAGTGGCGAGCATCTGTTTCCCCATCTGTAAGATTATGATGATGGCAAAGACACATGTCATCTATGTTAATCAATCTGACAcgccttttgtgtgtttttgCTGAATTGTATGTTTGATTTAATCAGACTCTTTttaaataacataaattagaTGATAATTATCCTATTAGAATGGAACTTGATGCACAAGGAATGATTGTCCTTGTGTTACAGGTATCACTACAATGTGTCTGATCAAAGGCTATCCCAGCACATTGAGAAAGGAAACGAGGATGGTTTATATATTAGCAGTGTTGCTTCATGTCAGAACCTGTGGGCCTTAATAATGGATGCAGGAACAGGTTTCAATTCCCAAGTGTATGAACTTTCCTATTACTTTCTCCATAAGGTAACTTTCAATATGTTGCTTTAAATTCTTCTTGTGAATTCTTAGAATTTTCGGTTTAGCATCATATATGCATGCTTTTAGAACTGTTAATGTTTATTGCTTTAAGCAACACATGCTTAATAAAGAGAAATTAACTGTCTTGGTGTATTTTAAGGAATGGATCATGGAGCAGTGGGAAAAAAATTACTATATCAGCGCAATTGCCGGAGCTGCAAATGGAAGCTCGCTAGTAGTGATGTCTAAGGGTTAGTTCCTCAAACAAGTGTAGTTGCTGATGTGTTGGCAATTTTCAATTTAGTTTTCTGCTAACAAAGATCATGGATTTCCAGGCACACAGTATCTGCAGCAATCATACAAAGTTAGTGATTCGTTTCCTTTCAAGTGGATCAACAAAAAATGGAGGGAGGGATTTTATGTCACCTCAATGGCTACTTCATTGAACAGATGGGGAGTAGTCATGTCTCGTGGTGCAGGATTTTCGGACCAGGTCACTATTTGATTTTGAGCTTTACATACTGGTAATTCAGTTGATAATGCAACTTCTTAGCGTGATTAACCGACCTTTATATTCGTCTCCGGGGTTTCAGGTGGTTGAGCTAGATTTCCTGTACCCTAGTGAAGGGATTCACAAGCGGTGGGATTGTGGATACCGAATCACCTCGACTGCCGCAACATGGGACCAAGCGGCTTTTGTCCTGAGTGTGCCCAGGAAGAAGCCTGTGGATGAAACTCAGGAAACACTTCGGACTTCTGCCTTTCCGAGTACGCATGTCAAGGTGGATTATACTTTCATTCGTGCTCTCTCTCCATTACTAGAACCTATGTTATTATCCTCACGGCCGTACTGTGCCTGTGCCGCTACGCCATTACTTTTTGGTGCAGTCTCTGATTCAACTTCTATAATTGGTTTCTTACAGGAGAAGTGGGGGAAGAACCTCTACATTGCTTCTATATGCTATGGACGTACAGTTTCTTGACCCTGCATGTGTCAGTTGCGGTTCTGGTGATTATGGCTGTTCTGCTACCACGCCCCAACTCGAACACGGTGAAGATATGTGAAGTGACACGATTGATGATGGCGCAGTGCAGGCTCCGAGAAATTTTGATGGCGACACGAAAAAGGGCTTAACATTGTTTGTAGGTAGCACATTATCTTGGGTTAAAAGTAATATCTGAAAGTTGCCATTGGGGTGGTAAATTGGTTCATGTCAAAATATCAGTTAATGTTATGCAAAGGAGTCACCTGTTTTTCTTCCCCTTTAATGTGATTTTACTTACCCTGTTAAGGACATGTTTATATAGGTTCATGGTTATTCCATATTTCCACTCCAAGTTTGATCACGAGATCGATATATAATAGTAAAGCATTAATAGGCGTGTTTGGAAACCAAAAATTGTTcataaattttttcattttaatattGGGACGGCTGTGTTTCTACGaatatcaattaatttttatttaatatgtGCAAGAATTATACAGTTAAATTGAGAGAGGTAAAAGAAAATGTAAGAGTATTTTGATATAGTGatagtgtaaaatattttatacaatttacgtaatcaataaaaatagttatttttgcTAATTAGGCAAATTCATTATTAGAtgcttgtgtgaaattgttctgAATTTACGATGTATCAAAAGTAAATATTAATAGGATTCTTTTCAATTGAGTAGAAATATTTTTGTTACATTGTTTATAACACTAAATATTAGGGCTGTATACGAATCTGATTGGATATAACTTATAATTCTATCCGATTCGCACTGCACTAATCAAATTGGATCGGATACGATATCCGCATTTTTTCAAgttggatccgatccgatctgCGTCGGATGTCGGATGTCGGGTATATCtgtataattcaaaaaaattgttttaagGTCCTTTTCGGCTTTagaaaatctttttttttcatttgtttaagcctatttctaaaatattatcaataaaagttctcttgaataacaaaaaaaaaaacacaagatctaagtttaattattctaagttaaagtacaatataaaaaattaaaaacaagatatcataaaattcataaaacatcacactaaaattcatatcacattAGGGTTTACTTTCTTAAACAATGCTATTTATATGAGACGTGCAGATCTGGAGATTAGATCCGCGAATATCATTGCCAAATCTGCAATCCGATCCTATCATAGTGCGGATCAAATCGAATCTGATCCGATAACTCTGCGGATCGGATAATATCCGCAAAATTCGGATCAGATGCGGATAATATCCGCATATCCGATCCATGTGCAACCCTACTAAATATCAAACTagatactaaaaaaaaaaacatggcTGTAATAATTTACCTATATATATGATGGGGATAGATTTGGGACACGGAAGACACACCTTTATTCTGATAATAACATCTTGCAATTATAATAGACATGTGTGTCCACCAATGGTGTGACGTTTTCTTCGCCAAACAATTATGATTGTGCATAGTTGTCTAGAAAATGGGCTACACTGTTACCTCCACGCTTAGTATAAGTATTCAAGCACTAATCAATGGGAATTCGGAACAAAAAAGGACAACGCAGACATTGCATATGTTCCTACCATACATGCCGGAAAATGTTGCATATGCTAGATGCTACACATCCATGTGATTGATCATCCTTTTCTGTTGTAATTAAATAGCATTAGATTTGGTCTGCTCTTTAAAATTGTAATCATAAGTAGCTTAGACACGAAGTTTATCTTTTTTGCTTGGCCTAAGCCACCCATAATATTATTGATCACTTATAATTTCTCTATCCAAAATTTGTTGATGCTAaccaaataatattttaaaaatattcaaacAACATCCTTGGATATAACATAACAATATTACCAtcataaagaaagaaaggaagaaaggGAAACACAATAAAATTTGGCTCTTATTCATCCCCATAGGTCCTCTAGGGGATTTAGGGGGATTTCTTCAGGGACATATTCCTCTTGTGTAGGTCTACAGCATAACCTGTTCCACGAAACTCCTTCCTGTCACATGTAAAATAGAAGGATTCAACCACCATATGAAGCAAAATTCGACAAGATTAGTTTTCATGCACCCATGATGTCATCCAATAGAAATTATGGAACTTGACATACCATGAATCATGATAAACTATTACACACGGCACCCCTCGAATTTTCATGCCTATGCTAACCTCATATTTATAAGAAATGTTAGTGtcacattttataaaatacaaatgTTTCAAGTTTCGCATAATTTAAATACCAGTTTTAAGTTGGTGTATCGTTTTACAAATGAAAAAAGTATCGTGTGTAACATGTTTAACCACAGGAGAAGTGAATGTAATTTACCGTAAGAATAAATCATGTTGACAATTCCTTTGATTTTGATTGGATAAATTGTGTACAAACACATTTCAAGATTGACAGCATGACTGCTTGTGATATGGGAGAGTTTTAAGAATAgcattgaaaaaagaaaaattgaagtTACCTCAGTTTTATCATGAACATAACGAACAATGAAGATACACCTACAGTCTGTAGGACCATGGAGCCTTCTGAGGACTTTGACAACACGAGCATCAACATAGAGCGCATAATCATGTTTTTCCTGTGAGGAAGAAGAAACAGAACAAACAAATGCCAAAGAGAGAACTTATAGATGAGTTTTGATGTCTGTACACAAACAATGACTTAGCAACAATTCAATCATGTCACAAGCAAATTGCATAAGATAAATTGAAGATTTAAATATGTTTATAGTCCGTATAAATATAAGTAACTTTGATTTTATCACCTCTAgaattttcttttgaatttggtctctcttttcttctattGATAGGCTCTTAGTCCTACTCTCTAGATCTGATGTTATCATGTTTATAAGGATCAAAATAAGGTTTGAAAACATGTATATCGACCAGAACAAACTTGCATTGATTACATAGATATTGTGAAGTATTTATAAAGACTACAATTTGAATGGTCGGggctagagagagagagagaccaAAACCAACGCAAAATTCTGGATGGATCAAAATTGAAATGACCTATGTTTAGAGTTAACCTTAGCTTGAAATAGAATGAAATAGCTAGAGTTCCACTTACCAGGAAACACAGTATAAGATCTCCATCGTTGACCTTGTGACACTCTGAAGGTTCTAAAGGGATGGATCTCTCACGCACCCCCTCTTTTACATTAATCCACTCATCCTGCTCCTTACCAAATCCGGCATATCGAATACGCACTTCCTTAAATGTACGTAGCAAGACCATTAACTTTAATTGGTTAAAATCCgcaaaatccaattaaattgcACACATAAGCTAGTAGAGCTATCAGAAGACAGCAGGATATAACTTGCAATTTTTCCCTACTTCACATATGACATAAGTATACAAACAAAATTTGCATAGATCATTTTCCAACTTTTGCATCCTTTTTTCCAGTGAAAAAGTTAACCCAAACAAAAATAGCCTGTTGTTATGCACAAGTTGTTCGAAAGATACTATTGGAGCACACACTGACTAAAGCCAAGGTAAATTTCAGTTTAATCATTAGTTAATTTAATGGAAGGAAACACATCTGTGTACCTCCAACTTAAAAGTTGATAGATATTTTCGAGTAAAAGAAGGCAATTATTGTAGGTGTGAAAGGAACTATCACTCCTCTCTCGATTAAAACTTTTATATAATGCGTCTCAGTTcctaaaaatgaaaaatacatAAACATATAGCAGAATCTTACAAGTTCGCCTGTGCTCAAAACTCTATAGTTAAGGAATGATGCAACATCATGCCTGTAATTAAGAAATCAAAGATATCAGAAAACAAACTGACGAGACAATAAAAGACCCATTTTATGAAGGAAAGAGCAGTTTTAGCAgtactttttaaaaaaagggggggggggggggggggaatcACACCTTATAATTCTCAAATGATGAGTTTtaggagagggagagaaagagaTACTCATATTGGATCATGCTCTAATAGAATTCCAAAACAAAATTCACCCACACCTTACAATTCTCTTATGATCCAAAATGCATAACGATGCCACACACATTACAGATAGTTAAACACAAGACAAGACATGCATATCAATTAGAAGGTAATTCCTCACCATGCAACATCTTTTGAAGACCTTGCCTCAAATGTCAACTCTGAGATATCTTCTGCTCGTTTGCCTGACATTATAATCATAAATTCTAGTTGAATTGAGAAACGTATAATGACTGAATATAGGGCATAACTCTGTTAATCATCACTTGTCCATTTAGGGTTGTCACCGGATCCTATCCTTGCTGaagttaattgaaaaaagaaacTTTATAGAACTTATGTTCtcctgtttattattaatttctatAGTTGTTCCTTAAATCTGTCTCAACAAAGCTTCACATGAATGACATCACCTTACAATGTGCACAATTGTTCAGTGATTTCATTTCACATTAATAGAAATCAAGAGTCAGAATTTAGCAGGGAGAGATCTGATCAAAGTACTATTCAGAAAATATACTTTAGCACTGTAACTTGATATGAGACAAAACTATAGGAAGTTCAATGTAATATAGAAACTGGAAAGTGTAAATACTAAAAACCTTGATATCAAAAGAAACAAATAACCACAGCAGAttcttaatattattatttaactgACAGGTTGtaatacaaaataataacaTGTAAATACCATTATTGTTCCTAATTTTTTTAAGCTTTGGTAATTGGAGGAGCTAAGAGCAACACAAATCAGGTGAGCCCTTTGTTTCCTAAAGAAATGATAGCATGATAAGAATTTTTAGGCTTCACATATATGACTTTAAGAACATAATGAATTTAAGTGAAAACCTTTTGCATTTGAAGAGCTTTTCTGCCCATTTCTTAACACGGATGCTTCTGAAAGATCGATATATAGGTTCATTGAACTGGTAGTGGAAGCAACATTAGTCTCTGACTCTTTCAGTTTATTTTGAAACCAATGCCGCACCTAAACCCCATTGCAACAAATTCATCATTTATAACATCCTCTGCATGAATTCCAAAACATGTATAAATGGTAAAGCAACTGTAACAACCTGTTCCCAAGTTAAAGAAGCTTTACCAGCACGTCTTGATGAGGAACTGCAACATAAAAACAGCTCAATTATGAAATATCAAGTAAAGTGGTAAGCGTAGCGCAAATTCCTCTTTATTTATTCCTGTAGTTAATACAAGACTGTAATTAATCACCTAAAACTTATGGCAACGGACTTGCAGAAATTCTGGTCAACTGATTTTTCTCCCATCTCCTTATATATTCTTTCCAATTCATTGACCTATGCATCAGTGGCCACAGGAACATAATAGAGGAAGAGGGCATGGTTTAGTCAATATAAGCAAAACGCAGCTGACAGCACCAATATAAAGTGGAACACAAAACATTCAAATAATgcatcatatcttttaaaataagaaatGACTGTACATAACAGATAACACATCCATAATTCAAAGGGTAAATTATACTGAACTCCAATAAGAATTGGTGACATTACACCCGACAACTCTCCATTCGTAAGAATATACATTGACCTCAACTGAAATTTAGGTTACATGATACTCAATACCTTTAGATTTTATATAATGTGACACTAGTCTCCTCTATAAACATGACTAATCAAGTAGTGTCATGTAAATATGTAATATCACATAACCTCATGTTATGAAATCATGAAGTTTTATATTAATACACCCCTTTTTCACAAGAGCCTCGTTTGGGCTTAAAGCATGAAAACAATGCATAGGACCACCCATATTGGGGAACATACAACAAAGCCTTATCTCACTAGGTGCGGCTATTGAGGAACATGAATGGTTTTCTATCTAATGCCTCATGGGAGGCCCATGCAATTTAATAGTCTGCTATGGAAGATAAAACTCCTCAATACAAAGTGAAAAGGGA from Arachis stenosperma cultivar V10309 chromosome 9, arast.V10309.gnm1.PFL2, whole genome shotgun sequence encodes the following:
- the LOC130950623 gene encoding casein kinase 1-like protein HD16, with translation MPVLRSGARRGRAAAKKKKQQEQQEEPQPQPHQQQSPVVEEEAIATRTRRRRAAAAAAEVIVPKNSNKRKEEALLKVNERVVVGKEEEKKGIEVGEGADKEEVGEKQMDDFDSGGRSNKANAGEDEGSTAPLPEKIQVGGSPLYKLERKLGKGGFGQVYVGRRLTGGNLNERTGPGAVEVALKFEHRSSKGCNYGPPYEWQVYNTLGGSHGVPQVHYKGRQGDYYVMVMDMLGPSLWDVWNNNSHSMSTEMVACIAIEAISILEKMHSRGYVHGDVKPENFLLGPPGTPNEKKLFLVDLGLATKWRDSTTGLHVEYDQRPDVFRGTVRYASANAHLGRTGSRRDDLESLAYTLIFLLRGRLPWQGFQGENKGFLVCKKKMGTPPDSLCCFCPQPFKLFVEHVVNLKFDEEPNYAKYISFFDGIVGPNPDIRPINTEGAQKLIGHKRGRQAMEDDDDEQPKKKYRMGLPATQWISVYNARRPMKQRYHYNVSDQRLSQHIEKGNEDGLYISSVASCQNLWALIMDAGTGFNSQVYELSYYFLHKEWIMEQWEKNYYISAIAGAANGSSLVVMSKGTQYLQQSYKVSDSFPFKWINKKWREGFYVTSMATSLNRWGVVMSRGAGFSDQVVELDFLYPSEGIHKRWDCGYRITSTAATWDQAAFVLSVPRKKPVDETQETLRTSAFPSTHVKEKWGKNLYIASICYGRTVS
- the LOC130947926 gene encoding protein SAWADEE HOMEODOMAIN HOMOLOG 1, which produces MDRFSIDEVNELERIYKEMGEKSVDQNFCKSVAISFSSSSRRAGKASLTWEQVRHWFQNKLKESETNVASTTSSMNLYIDLSEASVLRNGQKSSSNAKGKRAEDISELTFEARSSKDVAWHDVASFLNYRVLSTGELEVRIRYAGFGKEQDEWINVKEGVRERSIPLEPSECHKVNDGDLILCFLEKHDYALYVDARVVKVLRRLHGPTDCRCIFIVRYVHDKTEEGVSWNRLCCRPTQEEYVPEEIPLNPLEDLWG